The Gemmata palustris genome includes a region encoding these proteins:
- a CDS encoding dienelactone hydrolase family protein, translated as MFRSLIAMAAIVLTAGASQAAVVTKVIDYEFDGVKLKGFLAYDDAVKEKRPGVLVVHEWWGLNDYAKDRCKKLAELGYVAFAVDMYGDGKTTEHPDDARKMTGLVRENVKVWRGRAEAGLKQLKGQPNVDGDKIAAIGYCFGGSTCLQLAYTGADLKAVATFHAAFPKPTEGEAKAIKPKILVCHGAADTFISEDSIKAFREPLDKAGTKYDFVAYKDVVHSFTVPGADAVNIKGMKYDKAADEDSWKKMLALFKDTLGR; from the coding sequence ATGTTTCGGAGCCTGATCGCGATGGCGGCCATCGTACTGACCGCGGGGGCTTCTCAAGCCGCGGTCGTCACGAAGGTGATCGACTACGAGTTCGATGGCGTGAAACTGAAGGGCTTCTTGGCCTACGACGACGCGGTGAAGGAGAAGCGCCCCGGCGTGCTCGTCGTTCACGAGTGGTGGGGGCTAAACGACTACGCGAAGGACCGGTGCAAGAAGCTCGCGGAACTCGGCTACGTGGCATTCGCGGTAGACATGTACGGCGACGGCAAGACGACCGAGCACCCGGACGACGCTCGCAAGATGACCGGGCTGGTCCGCGAGAACGTGAAGGTGTGGCGCGGGCGCGCGGAGGCCGGGTTGAAGCAACTCAAGGGCCAGCCGAACGTGGACGGCGACAAGATCGCGGCCATCGGCTACTGCTTCGGGGGCAGTACGTGTTTGCAGCTCGCGTACACCGGGGCCGACCTGAAGGCGGTCGCCACGTTCCACGCGGCGTTCCCGAAGCCGACCGAGGGGGAGGCAAAGGCGATCAAGCCGAAGATCCTGGTCTGCCACGGCGCCGCGGACACCTTCATTTCGGAAGACTCGATCAAGGCGTTCCGCGAACCGCTCGATAAGGCCGGTACCAAGTACGATTTCGTTGCGTACAAGGACGTGGTTCACAGTTTCACCGTGCCGGGCGCGGACGCGGTGAACATCAAGGGCATGAAGTACGATAAGGCCGCTGACGAGGACTCGTGGAAGAAGATGCTCGCGCTGTTCAAGGACACGCTCGGGCGCTAA